A stretch of Castanea sativa cultivar Marrone di Chiusa Pesio chromosome 2, ASM4071231v1 DNA encodes these proteins:
- the LOC142623743 gene encoding uncharacterized protein At4g38062, protein MERAYEDLDDAKAEIEKLRAEYKIKAELFENLKKAHNEQLIKLQKASLEIEKQSQELNDKTQEISEVKQMCEELKCSFNEKESIIKRLRAANDKHRVDYDENCLKWEKENRDLMLALDEANEKIMNQEQSIRAHKEEIEGLKGCLSVSQKKCSEAEKRAKASKELSVRDDMLLNLEDKNRKLEDQLKWKKEHFAHLEEAHEKLRNQFRASKKEWEQEKSTLFDEICSLQTSLDSQTRISEDLKNKLQMCNQALAHEESRRKYLEVQVSEFQTRFENAFTECQDAKSLLDSLTTDRDNEISALRHSLGTKETIYKEMEYQARKLEQENKELRISLRELQEAQIQESGASSSLAKLRNKLKSLEQMHRECTPNLKAKEAELSSQLEKLVAELNDSRSELENKDAAMKELMMEFEGCQSLAMQLKLENEELKLGMSEARLKLANEKAEMDVRDKEREENISLLMKQLETTNAALSEAQLKLAKEKAELVISDKEREDNVSLLMKQLEMKNASLVRAQIDIREEREKAESLLRKVESLEVIEEQQLLMQKELESYREMKNTALVRAQTDIIEEREKAESLLRRVESLEFIEEQQLIMQKELERYREMLEESSRCQLLLKEQVLQIESSSKEKLTEVCDALERANTELAEKICEENEIEFELQIWKSIAEHLKGELEENHEVRKELEASLLAQIDVGETIKQEKNGLLQMLEEKDIRMDNLQQQILLQEQELKKREAEAASFAGMETVMSFESEKTSFFQTMTEKDKILEQLEKEVGWLEQESLRREFESAILSQIVSERTFEHEKENIIHLLDEKNQRIDDLMQFVKSLEQKFNSSLVSFSSQLAEKQAEINLVHEAWEKIAAAEILAVLEVEEKKLMVGELEDDIRNIQQKLELQERSLCHSRQQALKIEAELHAKQLEMKNLTTQMETKLQTSDAFINELKSEKRSLLEDVMKLSSDRENLLGFIAGLSDRISELSAADSQMMGVLSNMVHSFDNNSSGMVLKEEDDELLQSVKENLNIHSSPSTKKYEAISDARSPFRERNN, encoded by the coding sequence atggagAGGGCTTATGAGGATCTAGATGATGCTAAAGCTGAGATTGAGAAGCTCAGGGCAGAATACAAAATCAAAGCTGAATTGTTTGAGAACTTGAAGAAAGCCCACAATGAACAACTCATCAAACTACAGAAGGCAAGTCTGGAAATTGAGAAGCAATCTCAAGAATTAAATGACAAGACACAAGAAATCTCTGAGGTTAAGCAAATGTGTGAGGAACTTAAATGcagtttcaatgaaaaagagTCTATCATTAAACGTCTGAGAGCTGCAAATGACAAGCATCGAGTTGATTATGATGAGAATTGCCTTAaatgggaaaaagaaaacagagattTGATGTTAGCTTTAGATGAGGCCAATGAGAAGATCATGAATCAAGAGCAAAGCATTCGGGCACATAAGGAAGAGATTGAAGGCCTTAAAGGGTGTCTATCAGTTTCTCAGAAGAAGTGTTCAGAAGCAGAGAAAAGAGCTAAAGCATCTAAAGAACTGAGCGTAAGAGATGATATGTTGCTCAATCTAGAGGATAAGAACAGGAAGCTTGAAGATCAGCTAAAATGGAAGAAGGAGCATTTTGCACATCTAGAAGAAGCTCATGAAAAGCTACGAAATCAGTTCAGGGCAAGTAAGAAGGAATGGGAGCAGGAGAAATCTACATTGTTTGATGAGATTTGCTCTCTACAGACAAGCTTAGATTCTCAAACCAGAATCTCAGAAGATCTGAAAAACAAGCTACAAATGTGCAACCAAGCCCTGGCTCATGAAGAAAGCCGGAGGAAATATCTGGAAGTTCAAGTTTCTGAATTCCAGACACGGTTTGAGAATGCTTTTACAGAGTGCCAGGATGCAAAATCACTACTGGATAGCCTCACTACTGACAGGGACAATGAAATTTCAGCGCTAAGGCATTCGCTGGGCACAAAAGAGACCATTTATAAAGAAATGGAATATCAAGCGAGGAAGCTTGAGCAAGAAAATAAGGAGTTGCGGATATCCCTCCGAGAACTTCAAGAAGCTCAAATACAAGAATCAGGAGCTTCATCTTCTCTAGCTAAGCTACGAAACAAGCTCAAAAGTTTGGAGCAGATGCATAGAGAGTGTACTCCAAATCTTAAGGCTAAAGAAGCTGAGTTGAGTTCTCAACTGGAAAAACTGGTGGCAGAGCTGAATGACTCTCGGTCTGAGTTGGAGAATAAAGATGCTGCAATGAAAGAGCTTATGATGGAGTTTGAAGGTTGCCAGTCCTTAGCTATGCAGTTGAAGCTGGAGAATGAGGAGCTAAAACTAGGAATGTCTGAGGCTCGATTGAAGCTTGCAAATGAAAAGGCTGAAATGGATGTACGtgacaaagagagagaagagaatatTTCTCTATTGATGAAGCAGCTGGAGACGACGAATGCTGCCCTTTCTGAGGCTCAATTGAAGCTTGCAAAGGAAAAGGCTGAACTGGTTATAagtgacaaagagagagaggataatGTTTCTTTATTGATGAAGCAGCTGGAGATGAAGAATGCCTCTCTGGTTAGAGCCCAGATAGATATCAGAGAAGAACGGGAGAAGGCAGAATCGTTATTGAGGAAGGTTGAGTCCTTGGAAGTCATTGAAGAGCAGCAGCTTTTAATGCAGAAAGAACTTGAGAGCTACAGGGAGATGAAGAATACCGCTCTGGTTAGAGCCCAGACAGATATCATAGAAGAACGCGAGAAGGCAGAATCGTTATTGAGGAGGGTTGAGTCCTTGGAATTCATTGAAGAGCAGCAGCTTATAATGCAGAAAGAACTTGAGAGGTACAGGGAAATGCTTGAGGAATCGTCCAGGTGTCAACTTCTCTTGAAAGAACAAGTTTTGCAGATTGAGAGCAGCTCAAAGGAGAAACTTACAGAAGTTTGTGATGCCTTAGAGAGAGCAAATACTGAATTAGCTGAGAAAATATGTGAggaaaatgaaattgaatttgaattgcAGATTTGGAAATCAATTGCCGAACATTTGAAAGGTGAACTTGAAGAAAATCATGAAGTGCGGAAAGAGCTAGAAGCTTCTCTTCTGGCACAAATAGATGTTGGGGAAACAATCAAGCAAGAGAAAAATGGCCTCTTACAGATGTTAGAAGAGAAAGACATAAGAATGGATAATCTCCAGCAACAGATTTTGTTACAGGAACAAGAGCTCAAAAAAAGGGAAGCAGAAGCTGCTAGTTTTGCAGGAATGGAGACAGTTATGTCCTTCGAGTCAGAGAAAACGAGCTTTTTCCAAACTATGACAGAGAAGGACAAGATTCTAGAGCAACTCGAGAAAGAGGTTGGGTGGCTGGAGCAAGAATCATTGAGAAGAGAATTTGAAAGTGCTATTCTCTCACAAATTGTTTCAGAGAGAACATTTGAGCATGAGAAAGAGAATATTATCCACCTCCTAGATGAGAAAAACCAGAGAATAGATGATCTCATGCAGTTTGTGAAGTCACTGGAACAAAAGTTTAATAGCTCATTAGTCTCTTTTTCTTCACAGCTTGCTGAGAAGCAGGCAGAGATTAATTTGGTCCATGAAGCTTGGGAAAAGATTGCTGCAGCTGAGATTTTGGCTGTACTAGAGGTTGAAGAGAAGAAGTTGATGGTTGGGGAACTTGAAGATGATATCCGTAATATACAACAGAAATTGGAATTGCAGGAAAGATCTTTATGTCATTCAAGACAGCAGGCACTGAAAATTGAAGCTGAACTGCATGCAAAACAATTGGAAATGAAGAATTTGACTACTCAAATGGAGACAAAGCTGCAAACTTCAGATGCCTTCATTAATGAGCTTAAGAGCGAAAAAAGAAGTTTACTTGAAGATGTCATGAAATTGTCGTCGGATAGGGAAAACTTATTGGGTTTTATTGCGGGCCTGAGTGACAGGATTAGTGAGTTGTCTGCTGCAGACTCACAAATGATGGGTGTTTTGAGCAATATGGTGCACTCTTTTGATAATAACAGTTCAGGGATGGTTCTGAAGGAGGAGGATGATGAGCTATTGCAGTCTGTaaaagagaacttgaatattCATTCTTCTCCTTCAACAAAGAAATATGAAGCCATTTCTGATGCAAGATCACCATTTAGAGAGCGCAACAACTAG